In Candidatus Lokiarchaeota archaeon, a single genomic region encodes these proteins:
- a CDS encoding polysaccharide deacetylase family protein — translation MMRRTFIVSALIVILSLSFLSLATSDFEISDEYSVSDPYIPVFRNDKQYASVISWDDYPVSDRNVSYMEDSLGMKHTSFIVTQRIDDEHEACCLDMMFRGHDIQSHGWKHIALGETDNLTLVREVLERSYGEIQDKFGFEPILFAYPFGSADENSTSIAMEYYDLGRGIQYEGKERIGEWPITHKEYAGHSLVNPNGICDDSVHKIYGQFEKMITEQKPAPFNPEQDNMIKNVNSSRVFKLYGHTTDSFINESSMEELENQLTRLSNRNDTWFTSWGEAIAYEKARSLTNLSELTVADNLSLNMVVEDEIERYPVEITVKAEVPSLWKNPVVQIGNKYVSNANTIEKNQSKWIMFNVVPHNCSIRIADGVSPDESKPSVNNPTLEYLSGNTVIRFDVNDDHGFISDVNATLSNGTYTEHFSIVENPLFWNNETYGLVADSYIGGNLSLTVHALDTNGNYVLHRFNVSQL, via the coding sequence ATGATGAGAAGGACGTTCATTGTATCAGCTCTGATAGTTATTCTTTCTTTGTCGTTCTTATCGTTAGCCACTTCGGATTTCGAAATTAGCGACGAGTACAGTGTTTCAGATCCATACATCCCTGTATTTCGAAATGACAAGCAGTATGCTTCTGTAATCTCATGGGACGATTATCCAGTATCCGACAGGAATGTCTCATATATGGAGGATTCACTCGGAATGAAGCATACCTCTTTCATCGTAACCCAGAGAATTGATGACGAACATGAGGCATGTTGCTTGGATATGATGTTCCGTGGTCACGACATACAGTCGCACGGGTGGAAACATATAGCATTAGGTGAAACTGATAACCTAACGCTCGTGCGAGAAGTACTTGAAAGAAGTTACGGAGAGATCCAAGATAAGTTCGGGTTCGAACCAATATTGTTTGCCTATCCGTTTGGTTCTGCCGATGAGAATTCCACGTCCATTGCAATGGAGTATTACGATCTCGGCAGAGGCATACAATACGAGGGGAAAGAAAGGATTGGAGAATGGCCGATTACACACAAAGAATATGCGGGTCATTCATTGGTGAACCCCAACGGAATCTGTGATGATAGTGTCCACAAGATATACGGTCAATTTGAGAAAATGATAACCGAACAAAAACCAGCTCCTTTCAATCCAGAGCAGGACAATATGATAAAGAATGTGAATAGCAGTAGGGTCTTCAAGTTGTACGGTCACACCACCGACTCTTTCATCAACGAATCATCCATGGAAGAGCTCGAGAATCAGTTGACCAGGTTATCAAACAGAAATGATACGTGGTTCACTTCTTGGGGTGAAGCAATCGCATATGAGAAAGCGAGGTCACTGACCAACCTATCCGAGTTGACCGTTGCTGATAATTTGTCATTAAATATGGTTGTTGAAGATGAGATAGAACGGTATCCTGTAGAGATAACAGTAAAAGCCGAAGTACCCAGCTTATGGAAAAACCCTGTTGTTCAGATTGGCAACAAGTACGTATCAAACGCTAACACCATCGAGAAGAATCAAAGCAAGTGGATCATGTTCAACGTAGTTCCACATAATTGCTCAATTCGCATAGCCGATGGAGTCTCTCCAGATGAAAGCAAACCGTCAGTAAACAATCCTACTTTGGAGTATCTATCGGGAAATACAGTAATAAGATTCGACGTAAATGACGACCATGGATTCATTTCTGATGTCAATGCCACACTCAGCAACGGTACGTATACTGAACACTTCAGCATAGTTGAGAATCCACTATTCTGGAACAATGAAACCTACGGACTTGTCGCTGATAGCTACATTGGCGGTAATCTCTCATT